The following are encoded together in the Oncorhynchus gorbuscha isolate QuinsamMale2020 ecotype Even-year linkage group LG03, OgorEven_v1.0, whole genome shotgun sequence genome:
- the LOC124020548 gene encoding dysbindin-like isoform X2 — MSSSGANLHNKRLPSETEHAQRVPGMDAAQQMKLRERQRFFEEVFQHDVDVYLSSAHLQIHDYKRPPIGSVSSMEVNVDMLEQMDLMDISDQEALDVFLGSGGDEGVLASSLPVVHGNNNNDKVINQGRSLHYTDGCDGKFRVASTSSTYSQNTNEDGRDTQVIQSDDEDVHVDTVLLMGSPPGKDEEKNRSILSS; from the exons CGGAGACCGAACATGCTCAGAGGGTCCCAGGAATGGACGCAGCCCAGCAGATGAAACTGAGGGAGCGACAGCGCTTCTTTGAGGAGGTCTTTCAGCACGATGTGGATGTCTACCTGTCCTCTGCCCACTTGCAGATTCATGACTATAAGAGAC CTCCCATTGGCAGTGTCTCGTCCATGGAGGTTAATGTGGACATGCTGGAGCAGATGGACCTCATGGACATCTCTGACCAGGAAGCACTGGATGTCTTCCTCGGCTCTGGAGGGGATGAGGGGGTGCTGGCCTCCTCTCTGCCAG TAGTtcatggaaacaacaacaacgatAAGGTAATCAACCAGGGACGCTCTCTCCACTACACTGACGGTTGTGATGGGAAGTTCCGCGtggcctccacctcctccacctacAGCCAGAACACCAATGAGGACGGACGGGACACCCAAGTCATCCAATCAGATGATGAAGATGTGCATGTCGACACAGTCTTGCTGATGGGATCACCCCCAGGGAAAGATGAAGAGAAGAATCGGTCTATTCTCTCTTCCTAG
- the LOC124020548 gene encoding dysbindin-like isoform X1: MSSSGANLHNKRLPSETEHAQRVPGMDAAQQMKLRERQRFFEEVFQHDVDVYLSSAHLQIHDYKRPPIGSVSSMEVNVDMLEQMDLMDISDQEALDVFLGSGGDEGVLASSLPGKVVHGNNNNDKVINQGRSLHYTDGCDGKFRVASTSSTYSQNTNEDGRDTQVIQSDDEDVHVDTVLLMGSPPGKDEEKNRSILSS, from the exons CGGAGACCGAACATGCTCAGAGGGTCCCAGGAATGGACGCAGCCCAGCAGATGAAACTGAGGGAGCGACAGCGCTTCTTTGAGGAGGTCTTTCAGCACGATGTGGATGTCTACCTGTCCTCTGCCCACTTGCAGATTCATGACTATAAGAGAC CTCCCATTGGCAGTGTCTCGTCCATGGAGGTTAATGTGGACATGCTGGAGCAGATGGACCTCATGGACATCTCTGACCAGGAAGCACTGGATGTCTTCCTCGGCTCTGGAGGGGATGAGGGGGTGCTGGCCTCCTCTCTGCCAGGTAAAG TAGTtcatggaaacaacaacaacgatAAGGTAATCAACCAGGGACGCTCTCTCCACTACACTGACGGTTGTGATGGGAAGTTCCGCGtggcctccacctcctccacctacAGCCAGAACACCAATGAGGACGGACGGGACACCCAAGTCATCCAATCAGATGATGAAGATGTGCATGTCGACACAGTCTTGCTGATGGGATCACCCCCAGGGAAAGATGAAGAGAAGAATCGGTCTATTCTCTCTTCCTAG